From Streptomyces sp. NBC_01551:
GGCCGGTGACCTTCTGGACGATCAGGCCCGCCACCACGTAGTTCGTGTTGCTGTAGGCCCATTTCTCGCCGGGGGCGAAGTCGGCCTTGTGCTTCAGCGCGATGTCGAGGAGATCGCGGGGTTCGAAGTACCGGCTGCGGAGCGTGTCGTCGGGGATGTCCGCCCCGTAGTCGGGCACTCCGCTGGTGTGCTGGAGGAGCTGACGGACGGTGATGTGGCTCCCGTCGATCCCTTCCCCGCGCAGGAGGCCCGGCAGGTAGTCGTCGACCATGCCGTCGAGGTCGATCTTCCCCTCACCGACCAGTTGCAGCACGACCACCGCGGTGAAGGTCTTGGTGTTGCTCCCGATCCGCACCTGACCGTCCGCGGGCACCTTCGCGCCGGTGGCCAGGTCGCCGACCCCCGCGGTGTAGGTACGGGTGCGGCCCTCGCGGTCCTTGACGCTCGCCAGCGCGCCGGGCAGGCCATCGGTGCGCACCAGCGCGTCCAGGCCCTGCTGGACGCCGTCCGGTTTGGCGGCGGCGAACGCGGAGGGCGGGGCCAGGGCGCCCGTCGCCATGACGGCGAGGGCCACCGCCGCCACGGCCGCGGCGGCTCGCCCGGAACGACGCGGCCTTGGGGATGCCTGCTCACGCATGGGTCAACTCCTGTGGAATCGTGGGGAATCCGGCGGCGGTAGCGCCGCCGTTCAGGGCTCGATCCTGGCTCGCGGGGGCACGGACGCGCATCGCGGGAAGGCGGGAGGAAACGCTCCCCCGATCGGGGGAGGTCACCCGTGTGGCGCCCGGTCATACTGGGCTGATCATGATCAAGGGAATCCGGCCGCTGCTGCGCGGCTCCACGTATGCCGGTGCGCTGTTCGCGTACGGCGGGGCACTGGCGAGCCTTCCGCTGCTGCTTTTCGCGCTGCTGCCGACGCTGGGGCTGCGTTCCGCTCCCGAGGGCGTGCAGATCGGCGCGGTCCTGCTCGTCTGGGCGGTACTGATCGGCCTGGCCGGACTGGCCCGCACCACGCGGCGGGTGCTGATCGCGTCCGCCCGACGAATGCTGAGGGTGCCGCTGCCGGATCCGGCGGCCGCACGCCCGTCCGGCACCGGCCGTTGGCGCACCCCCCTGTGGCTGCTGCTGCACGTGGCCCTGGGGTGGGCGGGAGCGCTGGTCAGCGGTGTGCTGTTCCTCATGGGCCTGACCCTTCCGGGGGGTTGGCTCGGCGCCGAGGCGGAGCTGTCGCTGTTCGGCTGGTCCGCGCGGTCGGTGGGCGGCTGGGGGAGCTGGGTGGTGGCGCTCGGCTGCGTACTGCTGGGGGCGGCCGCGTGCGCTGCGGTGACGAGCGCCCTGCGGTGGCTGGCGCCGAGGCTGCTGGGGCCGTCCTCGGCCGAGCGGCTCGCGCTGGCGGCCGAGCGCGAACGGCACCTGGCCGAACGCAACCGGCTCGCCCGCGAGTTGCACGACTCGATCGGGCACACGCTGACGGCGACCACGATCCAGGCCGCGGTGGCGGGCGAGGTGCTCTCCGCCGACCCGGTGGCGGCGCGCGCCGCCCTGCGCAGCATCGAGGAGTCCGCCCGGGCCGCGCTGGAGGACCTGGACTACGTGCTGGGCGTGCTGCGCGAGGAGACGGCGCAGACGGCGCCGACCCGCACCCTGGCCGACCTGCCCGAGCTGCTGGAGCGGTTGCGGCACGCGGGCGCGGTGGTGGAGCCGGAGCTCTCGGGAGACCTCGCGCAGGTGCGGGGGACGCTGTCCCGGGCGGCGTACCGGATCGTGCAGGAGGGGCTGACGAACGCGCTGCGGCACGGGGCGGGCGGCCCGGTCGGGGTCCGGGTGGCCGTCACCTCGGACGGCCTGGAACTCGGCGTCGTCAACCGGACCGGAGCCGGCCCGGGCGCCTTTCCGTCCTCCGGGCACGGCCTGCGCGGACTGGCCGAGCGCGTACGGCTGCTGCACGGTGAGATCCACGCCGGCCCGGACGGGCCGGGGCACTGGCGGCTGGCCGTCCGCCTCCCCGTACGGCGGCCGGCATGACCGGCCCCGACGCGAACGCCACCGTCACCCTCTTGATCGCGGACGACGACGAGGTGACCCGCAGCGGCCTGCGCACCCTGCTCGCGGCGCAGCCGGGCATCGCGGTGGTCGGGGAGGCCGCCGACGGCGTCGAGGCGGTCGAACGGGCACGGCGCCTGCGGCCGGACGTCGTCCTGATGGACGTACGGATGCCGCGCCTCAACGGGATCGACGCCACCCGGCAGTTGCTGGCCGAATCCCCCGCATCGGACGGGTCGGCCGAACCGCCGAAGGTCGTGGTGATCACCACCTTCGAGAACGACGGCTACGTCACCGCCGCCCTTGGCGCGGGCGCCAGCGGCTTCGTCCTCAAACGGCTCCCGGTCCGCCAGATCGCGGAAGCGGTACGCGTCGTCGCGGCGGGCGAGGCGATCCTCTTCCCGACCGCCCTGCGCCGGATGGTCGCCGCCCGCCCGCTGGACTCCGCCGAGGCGCTGCCGAGAGCGGCGCTGACGGGACGCGAGGAGGAGGTGCTGCGGCTGATGGCCACCGGCCTGTCCAACCCGGAGATCGCCCAGTCGCTCACGGTGACCCTGGAGACGGTCAAGACGCACGTCGGGAACGTCCTGACCAAGCTCGGCGCACACAACCGCACCCACGCGGTCGTGATCGCCTACGAATCCGGACTGGTGGTCCCGGGCTTCACCGGCTGACGCGGCCGCGGGCCTGGTTCAGGCGTCGCCGAGCCAGCTCACGACGGCCGGGACCGACGCGGTTTCCGGGACGCCCGCCGGGACCGGGGGACGGCGGACGAGGAGGACCGGGATCGCGGCCTCGCGGGCCGCGGTGAGCTTGGGGGACGTGGCCGAGCCACCGCTGTCCTTCGTCACAAGGACGTCGATGCGATGCCGCGACAGCAGCTCCCGTTCGTCATCGAGGGTGAACGGGCCCCGGGCGAGCAGGACTTCCAGGCGCGGCGGCATCGGCTCCGCCGGGGGATCCACCGAACGGACGAGGAACCAGGTGTCGTCCAGACGGGCGAAGCTGTGCAGGCCCATGCGGCCCGTGGTCAGGAACGCCCGGGCGCCCAGGGACGGCAGCACGGCGGCCGCCTCGGCGAGGGAGTCCGCGAAGGTCCAGTCGTCGC
This genomic window contains:
- a CDS encoding cobalt-precorrin-6A reductase produces the protein MSAERRVPVHVLILGGTTEARRLAEALEHTPYRVTTSLAGRVARPVFPPGETRIGGFGGPAGLCDWMAAHGVTHLVDATHPFAERMSFNAARAAALSGVQLLALRRPGWTPGPGDDWTFADSLAEAAAVLPSLGARAFLTTGRMGLHSFARLDDTWFLVRSVDPPAEPMPPRLEVLLARGPFTLDDERELLSRHRIDVLVTKDSGGSATSPKLTAAREAAIPVLLVRRPPVPAGVPETASVPAVVSWLGDA
- a CDS encoding serine hydrolase — its product is MREQASPRPRRSGRAAAAVAAVALAVMATGALAPPSAFAAAKPDGVQQGLDALVRTDGLPGALASVKDREGRTRTYTAGVGDLATGAKVPADGQVRIGSNTKTFTAVVVLQLVGEGKIDLDGMVDDYLPGLLRGEGIDGSHITVRQLLQHTSGVPDYGADIPDDTLRSRYFEPRDLLDIALKHKADFAPGEKWAYSNTNYVVAGLIVQKVTGRPLAEEVERRIVKRLGLRHTYFPAPGDRTIRETHPRGYQRDTADAPLRDFTEIDPSAGWAAGQMISTNSDVNQFFAALLGGRLLPPAQLAQMRTTVPVGDTGAGYGLGLMSRPLSCGGVYWGHGGDIAGYETRGGVTDDGRAASVAVTTVPTDLAATRRVEKVVDTALCR
- a CDS encoding response regulator transcription factor, which translates into the protein MTGPDANATVTLLIADDDEVTRSGLRTLLAAQPGIAVVGEAADGVEAVERARRLRPDVVLMDVRMPRLNGIDATRQLLAESPASDGSAEPPKVVVITTFENDGYVTAALGAGASGFVLKRLPVRQIAEAVRVVAAGEAILFPTALRRMVAARPLDSAEALPRAALTGREEEVLRLMATGLSNPEIAQSLTVTLETVKTHVGNVLTKLGAHNRTHAVVIAYESGLVVPGFTG
- a CDS encoding sensor histidine kinase, with product MIKGIRPLLRGSTYAGALFAYGGALASLPLLLFALLPTLGLRSAPEGVQIGAVLLVWAVLIGLAGLARTTRRVLIASARRMLRVPLPDPAAARPSGTGRWRTPLWLLLHVALGWAGALVSGVLFLMGLTLPGGWLGAEAELSLFGWSARSVGGWGSWVVALGCVLLGAAACAAVTSALRWLAPRLLGPSSAERLALAAERERHLAERNRLARELHDSIGHTLTATTIQAAVAGEVLSADPVAARAALRSIEESARAALEDLDYVLGVLREETAQTAPTRTLADLPELLERLRHAGAVVEPELSGDLAQVRGTLSRAAYRIVQEGLTNALRHGAGGPVGVRVAVTSDGLELGVVNRTGAGPGAFPSSGHGLRGLAERVRLLHGEIHAGPDGPGHWRLAVRLPVRRPA